From the genome of Monomorium pharaonis isolate MP-MQ-018 chromosome 2, ASM1337386v2, whole genome shotgun sequence, one region includes:
- the LOC105830975 gene encoding zinc carboxypeptidase, with translation MCRIIMWKIIILCTIVCLAAAQKATFNNYKVFRIIPTTEAHVNELHQLEAIHDGFSFWAEPSFVDRNVDLMVAPHKLPEFYEIMTRIGVPYQIHIEDVQKLIDQTVAENQSTSFDFNNYHTLEKIYKNLDDLAKQYPDKVEIIVGGRSYENRQIKGVKVSFKANNPGIFIEGGIHAREWISPATVMYILHQLLSSSDPDIKDLAESHDWYIFPVFNPDGYAYTHTKNRLWRKTRKPYGICVGADANRNWNYKWVSKDFTANPCSELFAGREPFSEIETKSMSEYIESISDKFYAYISFHSYSQLLMYPYGYTKEHLDNHEDLHAIGLKSAAALEQKYGTQYRVGNVAETIYVCTGVTVDYIKGIYRKPIVYTYELRDRGYYGFLLPPDQIIPTAEETMDSLVAMFKEVKARGYVKENLH, from the exons atgtgcaGAATCATCATGTGgaagataataatattgtgtacAATTGTGTGCTTAGCTGCTGCTCAAAAAgctacttttaataattacaaagtcTTTAGAATTATTCCTACTACGGAGGCGCATGTCAATGAATTACATCAACTTGAAGCGATTCATGATGGA ttCTCGTTCTGGGCAGAACCTAGTTTTGTAGACAGAAATGTAGATCTTATGGTGGCTCCGCACAAATTGCCCgaattttacgaaataatgACTCGAATTGGAGTACCCTACCAAATTCATATAGAAGATGTCCAAAAATTGATTGACCAAACAGTGGCTGAGAATCAATCTACCTCATTTGATTTCAATAACTATCATACTCTTGAAAAGATCTATAAGAATCTGGATGATTTGGCTAAACAATATCCCGACAAAGTGGAGATCATTGTAGGCGGCAGATCGTATGAAAACCGACAAATTAAAGGCGTCAAGGTTTCTTTTAAGGCCAACAACCCCGGAATTTTCATTGAAGGTGGCATTCATGCTAGGGAATGGATTTCACCAGCAACAGTCATGTATATTCTTCATCAATTGCTGTCTAGCAGTGACCCGGATATTAAAGATCTAGCTGAAAGTCATGATTGGTACATCTTTCCTGTGTTCAATCCCGATGGATATGCGTATACGCATACCAAG aatcgATTATGGAGAAAAACACGTAAACCATACGGTATTTGCGTTGGAGCTGATGCAAATAGAAACTGGAACTACAAATGGGTGT cTAAAGACTTTACTGCCAATCCATGCTCTGAGCTTTTCGCAGGAAGAGAGCCGTTTTCCGAAATAGAGACGAAGAGCATGTCCGAGTATATTGAATCTATTTCTGACAAATTCTATGCATACATATCATTCCACAGTTATTCACAACTTTTGATGTATCCTTACGGTTACACAAAAGAGCATCTTGATAATCATGAAGATTTG cacGCTATTGGCTTGAAATCAGCTGCAGCTCTCGAACAAAAGTATGGAACTCAATATCGAGTCGGAAATGTTGCTGAAACGATTT ATGTGTGCACCGGAGTTACTGTGGACTACATTAAAGGCATTTATCGTAAACCTATTGTATACACTTATGAGTTACGTGATCGCGGTTATTATGGCTTCTTACTACCTCCTGATCAAATTATTCCAACTGCAGAGGAGACTATGGATTCTCTTGTAGCTATGTTTAAAGAAGTAAAGGCACGTGgatatgttaaagaaaatttgcattag
- the LOC105830977 gene encoding 4-coumarate--CoA ligase 1, producing the protein MVENNPKNFTIENGIYKGLVKHNLGNYKSLGELMWTSIKSNRDKIAQLDARTEETVSYAELQDKIVRCALWLQKQGIKSGDVISVCTGNHLNSIVPCLSATYINAIFNPWYENMDLQTTLHYLEITSPKMIFCSEKSVDVVLSAIKAKNFKSIVVVFGKHISATSFSDILKNCNDAEAANFCYIKLDNIKQTACIMHSSGTTGMPKGIELSNYAMLTFSQTNNMNVTNAPSLWYSSLYWMTGIIMNFCGIVQGFKAILYPEFDEEMTCRLIEKYKIPYVFLSTSMITRLCRSSYIKKYSLSSLKVITCGGTSLKSKVQEELRRTLPHVQILQCYGMTELSDVGAMQLAHHKNGSCGTVVKNAQIKIVDPESERILGPNQPGEICIKLPSIMTGYYRNPEATKNAIDKEGWMHSGDIAYIDKDGELFIIDRIKELIKYRGFQVSPGEIENVLLSHPAVSEVAVVGVPHAIDDEHPLAFINKQPGAKVTEQELIDFVAKNMMDNCKLRAGVIFLDRFPYTGSGKISKKELKEMAKKLLNNND; encoded by the exons ATGGTTGAGAATAATCCAAAA aacttTACTATAGAAAATGGCATTTATAAGGGACTAGTGAAGCATAATTTGGGCAATTATAAAAGTCTTGGAGAATTGATGTGGACTAGCATTAAAAGTAATAGGGATAAAATCGCacag TTAGATGCACGTACTGAAGAAACGGTCTCATATGCGGAGCTACAAGATAAAATTGTGAGATGTGCCTTGTGGCTACAAAAACAAGGAATTAAGTCTGGCGACGTTATCAGTGTATGCACGGGCAATCACCTTAATTCCATCGTGCCTTGTCTTTCAGCAACttatattaatgcaattttcaaTCCATGGTACGAGAACATGGACTTGC AAACTACACTGCACTATTTGGAAATAACGTCGCCAAAAATGATCTTCTGCAGTGAGAAATCTGTAGATGTCGTCTTAAGCGCAATAAAAGCCAAGAATTTCAAATCCATTGTAGTGGTTTTTGGCAAGCATATTAGCGCGACTTCGTTCTCCGATATCTTGAAAAATTGCAATGATGCGGAAGCTGCCAATTTCTGTTATATCAAACTCGACAATATTAAGCAGACAGCATGTATTATGCATTCGTCGGGTACTACGGGGATGCCAAAGGGCATCGAGCTATCTAACTACGCTATGTTAACTTTCAGCCAAACAAATAATATGAACGTGACTAACGCACCATCACTTTGGTACTCCAGTCTTTATTGGATGACTGGAATAATAATGAACTTCTGTGGAATTGTACAAGGTTTCAAAGCAATCCTTTACCCAGAATTTGACGAGGAAATGACTTGCCGATTAATCGAAAAATAcaaa ATACCATATGTTTTTCTTAGCACAAGTATGATTACTCGGTTATGCAGATCAagttatataaagaaatattcattatCATCTTTAAAAGTCATAACATGTGGTGGTACATCACTTAAGTCTAAAGTGCAAGAAGAATTGAGACGTACATTGCCACATGTCCAAATATTGCAATGTTACg gAATGACGGAACTCAGTGATGTCGGAGCGATGCAACTAGCACATCATAAAAACGGATCTTGCGGAACAGTAGTCAAGAATgctcaaataaaaattgtggaTCCAGAAAGTGAGAGAATACTTGGTCCAAATCAGCCAggagaaatatgtataaaacttCCAAGCATAATGACTGGTTATTATAGAAATCCTGAAGCGACAAAGAACGCGATAGATAAGGAag GATGGATGCATTCAGGTGATATTGCTTATATAGATAAAGATGGAGAATTGTTCATTATAGATAGAATAAAAGAACTTATAAAATACCGAGGCTTTCAAGTTTCTCCTGGAGAAATCGAGAATGTTTTATTATCGCATCCAGCAGTGTCGGAAGTTGCAGTAGTAGGAGTACCACATGCAATAGATGACGAACATCCTCtagcttttattaataaacagcCTGGTGCCAAG GTTACGGAACAAGAATTGATAGATTTTGTAGCAAAGAATATGATGGACAATTGTAAACTACGTGCAGGAGTAATATTTTTGGATCGTTTTCCATATACGGGTTCAggaaaaatttcgaaaaaagaattgaaagaaatggcaaaaaaacttttaaataataatgactaa
- the LOC105829101 gene encoding 4-coumarate--CoA ligase 1 isoform X2: MGDLGISSETAGYDLNNFTVENGVYKGPVKHIIHNYKSVGELMWNSIRNHGDKIAHLDTRTNETATYAQLQDKVVRCALWLQKQGIKSDDVITVCTGNHLNSIVPCLSATYINAIFNTWNESMDLKTALHLLQLTMPKIIFCSEKSMDVVLNAIKEKNYSPILIVFGNNVNAISFSDILKSCNDAEVANFHYVELDDIKKTACILHSSGTTGMPKGVELSNFSELSVSLDTVLDMNNVPSLWFSSLYWLSGVIMNFMGIVQCSTMIIYPEFDEEMTCRLIEKYKVTTIFLSTSMINRLLKADCMKKYSLSSVKVIMSSGSIIKSEVQEELRRILPHAQIVQGYGMTEVNGLITMQLSHHKNGSCGVVTKNVQIKIVNPENGKVLGPNEPGEIWIKSINVMNGYYKNPEATKNTIDDKGWLHSGDIGYVDKDGELFIINRIKELIKYRGYQISPAEIENVLLTHPAVLEAGIVGMPHPLDDEHPLAYVTKKPGAKVTEQELIDFVANNMMDHCKLRAGVIFLDNFPYTGSGKISRRDLKEMTEKLIKHVD; encoded by the exons ATGGGAGATCTCGGTATTTCTAGCGAAACGGCTGGTTATGACTTGAAT aattttacaGTGGAAAATGGTGTTTACAAGGGGCCAGTGAAACATATTATTCACAACTATAAGAGTGTCGGGGAATTGATGTGGAATAGTATTAGAAACCATGGAGACAAAATAGCACAT ttggATACACGTACTAATGAAACAGCTACATACGCGCAGCTTCAAGATAAAGTTGTAAGATGCGCTTTGTGGTTACAAAAACAAGGAATCAAATCTGATGATGTCATTACTGTGTGCACGGGTAATCATCTTAATTCCATCGTACCCTGCCTTTCGGCAACTTATATCAATGCGATCTTTAATACATGGAACGAGTCCATGGACTTAA aaaCTGCGCTGCATCTATTGCAACTGACCAtgccaaaaattattttctgcagtGAAAAATCCATGGATGTCGTTTTGAACGCAATAAAAGAGAAGAATTACAGTCCCATACTGATAGTTTTCGGTAATAATGTCAACGCGATTTCTTTCTCCGATATTTTGAAAAGTTGCAACGATGCGGAAGTAGCAAACTTTCACTATGTTGAACtcgatgatataaaaaaaacagctTGCATCTTACATTCGTCGGGTACTACGGGGATGCCGAAAGGTGTCGAATTGTCCAATTTTTCTGAATTAAGTGTCAGCCTGGATACCGTTTTAGATATGAATAATGTGCCATCACTCTGGTTTTCTTCTCTTTATTGGTTGAGTGGCGTAATAATGAATTTCATGGGAATTGTGCAATGCTCCACAATGATTATTTATCCTGAATTTGACGAAGAGATGACTTGTCGTctgattgaaaaatataag GTAACAACTATTTTTCTTAGCACAAGCATGATAAATCGACTTCTCAAAGCAGATTGTATGAAAAAGTATTCTTTATCATCTGTAAAAGTCATAATGAGCAGTGGTTCAATAATTAAGTCAGAAGTGCAAGAAGAACTGAGACGTATTTTGCCGCATGCCCAAATAGTGCAAGGTTacg GAATGACTGAAGTTAATGGTCTCATAACGATGCAACTATCGCATCATAAAAATGGATCTTGCGGGGTTGTAAccaaaaatgtacaaataaagATTGTGAATCCAGAAAACGGGAAAGTACTTGGTCCAAATGAACCGGGAGAAATATGGATAAAATCTATAAACGTAATGAACGGTTATTACAAAAATCCTGAGGCgacaaaaaatacaattgaCGATAAAG GATGGTTGCACTCAGGTGATATCGGTTATGTTGACAAAGATggggaattatttattattaatagaataaaagaaCTTATAAAATACAGAGGATATCAGATCTCTCCTGCAGAAATTGAGAATGTTTTATTAACGCACCCAGCAGTTCTAGAAGCTGGAATAGTCGGAATGCCTCATCCTTTGGACGATGAACATCCTCTTGCATATGTCACCAAGAAACCTGGTGCCAAG gTAACGGAACAAGAATTAATAGATTTTGTAGCGAACAATATGATGGATCACTGTAAACTACGTGCAGGAGTGATATTTTTGGACAATTTTCCATATACGGGTTCAGGGAAAATTTCGAGGAGAGATTTGAAGGAAATGACAGAAAAACTGATAAAGCACGTTGATTAA